Proteins encoded in a region of the Melospiza melodia melodia isolate bMelMel2 unplaced genomic scaffold, bMelMel2.pri scaffold_35, whole genome shotgun sequence genome:
- the LOC134434413 gene encoding olfactory receptor 14C36-like, with translation MPNSSSIRHFLLLALADTWQLQLLHFCLLLGISLAALLGNGLIISTVACGHHLHMSMFFFLLNLALSDLGSICTTVPKAMHNSLWDTRAISYTGCAAQLFFFMFFISAEFYLLTIMCYDRYVSICKPLHHETLLGTRACAHMAAAAWASGFLTALMHTANTFSLPLCHGNALDQFFCEILQILKLSCSKSYFREVGLIDVSACLAFGCFVFIVFSYVQIFRAVLRIPSEQGWHKAFSTCLPHLAVVSLFLSTAAFAHLKPLSMSSPSLDLSVSILYSVVVPALNPLIYSLRDQELKVALRRTLEKH, from the exons atgcccaacagcagctccatcaggcacttcctcctgctggcattggcagacacgtggcagctgcagctcctgcacttctgcctcttgctgggcatctccctggctgccctcctgggcaacggcctcatcatcagcaccgtagcctgtggccaccacctacACAtgtccatgttcttcttcctgctcaacctggccctcagcgacctgggctccatctgcaccactgtccccaaagccatgcacaattccctctgggacacaagggccatctcctacacaggatgtgctgcacagctctttttctttatgttcttcatctcagcagagttttatctgctgaccatcatgtgctatgaccgctacgtgtctatctgcaaacccctgcaccacgagaccctcctgggcaccagagcttgtgcccacatggcagcagctgcctgggccagtggctttctcactgctctcatgcacacagccaatacattttccctgcccctgtgccatggtaatgccctggaccagttcttctgtgaaatcctacagatcctcaagctctcctgctccaaatcctacttTAGGGAAGTTGGGCTCATTGATGTTAGTGCTTGTttagcatttggttgttttgtgttcattgttttctcctatgtgcagatcttcagggctgtgctgagaatcccctctgagcagggatggcacaaagccttttccacctgcctccctcacctggccgtggtatccctgttcctcagcacagccgcatttgctcacctgaagcccctctccatgtcctccccatccctggatctgtcagtTTCAATTCTATACTCGGTGGTGGTTCCAgcactgaaccccctcatctacagcctgagggaCCAGGAGCTCAAGGTTGCA ctcaggagaacactt gagaagcac